GAttctaatttctttttgtgcGATGGAGTAGCATTATGACGATTCAATGCCCAATTGGTGTCGAAGGACTTGTTGCAGGTGTTGCAAGAATGTTCGCCACTAGCTTTTGCATTGGCACGTATGGTTTTTCGGTTGATGGAATACTGAGACATCTCAGGCTTCTCAATCCCAGCCACAGAATCAGCATGACTTTGTGTCAACAGATGTTTATCGAGTGCTATCTGACTTTGTAGAGACATTTGGCAAACATCGCAAGAAAAGCGATTGCTAGATAGAGCATTTCCTCTAACTTTAGCCGCAGTTTGGTTGACTTTGTCTCGGTTTTTAGCAGCCCAAGCATTCTTCATGATCCGATCTCGCGCAAGATAAGCATCGATGTCTTTGTTTCGTACGGTTTCTCGATGTCGTTTTGATCTATCAGCTCTTCGTTGAACTTGTTTGGCGGCAATGATCTCAAGTTCTTCTTCCGTTAACTTAAAATCCCCAACCAGCTTTTCCTTAATAGGAAGATGAGTGCAAGATGGCTCCCAGCTAACTGTGTCACATTCCCAAAGTAGCAGATGTTCGTAGTATTCATCTGTGATCATCTTGAACTTGGCGTGAAACAAACAAGTGAAAATCGACTCCAGTGCTAAAATGCGAGCTCTAACACGAGGAACGAGACCAGCAGATGGTAATGGAGTCCAGCAGAGCAGACCAGAGTGTGCCAATCGATAGCCATCTTGATACCCTTGACGTACAAAGCGAGGGAGAACTCTATGTTCCATATTTTCGTAACTTTTAAGTCGATGTTTGACGCCATATACTGCATCTGTGCCAGAGCCGATATAGATCTTGGGTTTGCAATGGATTTTCTTGATAACAATAACATAGACCCCCCAAACTCTCTCCACAGGCTTGGGTAGGGATTGGAGAAAGTCGATGTTGGGTGGATGTGAGGATGTGAGAACTTGATGCAGGTTTGGTGCAAGTTCAAGAGGCGAACATGTAGCTATGCTATCATAAGAAGATCGGCTATCAAAGACAGCTCTGAAGGTGTTATTGATGTACCAAGAAGGTGCATCAATGTTGATCAATGCCCATGTCTTGTCTTCCAACATTTGGCAAACATCATTGTGGAAGGGATTGCTGTTATCAACATCAGAATCATCTGAGTCGAACTTGGATTTGGAATCCATTGATTGCAGCTTGAGCAGCTTCGAACTTTCCGCGAGTACCATGAACGATAGTGATTGATGTTGCTAATTGTTATAGTTTATAGATCCTGTATAATGGCATTTGAATCTCGTTGCTCCAGATAGTGAGGTGATGAAAGAAAGATCAGGACCAGGTGGCTGCTGATTTCCAATAACTCACCGACTTACTGACTGATGAAGGGAAGGTGCTGGTGTAGGTGCAGGTGTAGAGTTGAAAATACGGAAAGAACATGTTGGGGGGACTTGCCAGTATAAATAGAAGCTTCACGAGCAGCGACAGGCATGTTGGATGTGTTAGCAATAAGTGTGGTACGCTTCATGATAGGCTCTTTACGTCCATCTATGTCAATGGAAAGTTCTGGGAAATCCATCAAGACTTCAGCCATCTCGTTTCCACGCTCTCCActgtatttgatattagtACAATGACGCCgtgaattaaaaaagatgaaaactTACCATCCAACATATACAATAATATCACTGTTCGAGAACTTGGAAACAGATTGACTAATAACAGTCTTACCACAACCGAAAGCACCTGGGATGGCAACGGTTCCTCCTTGAACACTAGGGAAAAGGGCATCCAAAACACGTTGACCAACGATAAATGGCTTGTCTGCTGCCAATTTTTCGGTAGTTGGTCGTGGCACACGTACAGGCCATGTGTGCATCATGCTATATTCGGTCTTCTTGCCATCAAATTCAACCTCGAGGATCTTTTGGTCGACCTTGTAGCTTCCCTTTTCAGCGATGCGGGTAATTGTACCTCTGGCTCTGGGTgggaaaagaattttgtgGTCGTCCAAGAGGGAGTTCTCGTAGACGGTACCCCAAATATCGCCTCCAGTAATGTGATCTCCAACCTTCATAATCGGCTTGAAGTCCCAATCCTTTTCTCTGTTTAAAGCCGGAGCGGAAACACCACGGGGAATGTAGATACTTTGGGAATTGTCTGCGATAGCTTTGAGAGGTCTTTGAATACCATCGTAAATTGTTTCCATAAGACCTGGACCCAACTCGACGGACAAAGGCTTTCCAGTGCGCACAACGGGATCTCCAACAGTAACACCAGCTTTATACCCCAACAGTCAGTTATAAATCCAACCTAATGCCTTGTGTTTTCCCATACCTGTTTCCTCGTACACTTGAATAGTCGCTCTATCCGCTTCGATTCGAATAACTTCACCGACAAGGTTATCGTGACCGACTTTGACCTATTCATAAGTTAGCAACACAATAGTTGGGTTAGATTGTCAAATCAAACTGACCAACTCGTACATGGCAACTCCGATCATGTTCTCTGCCACCACGACAGGACTAAGATATAATTAGCTAGAGAAAGGCAGATTGATGGAGTCTTCCACAAACCCTGATACGGAGTAAATTGAACCTGTCGACGGGCGATTAGCAATTACGTTGGTAGGATACGGAAAACAGGCCCAGACGTACCAAATTGATCCTCTCCGTCTGCATCTCGTTGAGGGGCCATGTTGGCGATTTCTTTGCTTGGATTAGGAACTATGAATTGGATTGTTGTTGGAGAGGGTGATAGAGGAAGTTGTGGTAATGGCTCTGGATTAAGCTCGACTGGAGCTATTGACAAGGTATCAATATGTTGGATTTTGATGAGATCTAAGAATGAGGGCCGAGCTTTCAAACGAGGACGAAGACCAAGTGACATAAAAGGATCAAGGATGGAGGGAGACGATGGGAATTTAATTATCAGCCAACCAACTGCAGATTGGAAACTAGGTGGGAGTGGAATATGTACGATGTCAGTATTATGTACGAGTACATGACATGTAAGTACTTGGTAGGTAGAGAGTTCAATTATCAAACaagtggatgtggatatcgGTCGGTCAACGGAAGGAGCCTTGGAGTACGTGCCAgccttattattattgttacAGTTACACGCGGGAAGCTTTCACTCGAGCGCTTCCACAGAGTACATCTATCTAGATACGTACCTGGGCATGTACCTGACGGAGCGTAAGGAACATGTATTTGCTAAACAGCTCGCACCGCTCTAGACACACGCCTTCGTTCCCATCGTTCCTATGCTGAGTCTCCCCCACCATTGACGATCTTGAACGATGCACGCTTTCGATTGGTGCGGACAGCGGTGAGGGCGGATAATGGCGAGAATGGTTGGTGAGTAGATGGCGGGAGGATGATAATGAGGGGGGTTCATCTATCACAACTCTAGCTCTCCGTAGTAATAATGAATGTATTCGGTACCGTACCTGATCTGAGCGAGTAGGTCGGAGGTATCTAGGTCGGCCAGTATGTCTGGAGATGTcgccttctcttcttcaagaatctCTGCGAAGATACTCACCGGCGCGatactatatatatcacaCCGGAGCTATACTACATACATTCTTATCCGATgattcatccattcactcgccctctcatcttcatctccctccCTTCTCGCCCCCCCTCTCTCAATCACAAGCTGAAGACGGTGCATTTCATGTGATGAGGTCACATCTCCCTTCTTGCATGCACCTCCTTCTCAACCTAGTACCAGTCAGTCCCATGTGCAGATGTGCAGATGTGCAGATGTGTAGTGCTCCAAGTGGGTTGGGTGTTGATTGAGTTTACATGTAGCACACATATAAAGTCTCATAGCTTACGCTTTCGTATCTACTCGGACGTGTCTGCGAGGACTTGATAAGAATCATTGGCAGACTGACTTTCCAGATCCAATGGTCCACCGTATTCATCCATACCACACACACCCACCACTAGTCCAGCCCACCTAGGTATcgtccatccatacatacctCATCCTTCGATTACGGTCTGACAGCTACAATGAGAAATACCTACCTACGACATACGTGAAGAGACTTGAAATCGTCacaacaaataataaaataagtaTGTGAATAACATTAACAAGATCCTTTgtaattcattcatccatcgaTTCTACCTCTCTGCATGAACCTTCGAATTCACTCCACAAGTTTGCTTCGAACCCACCTCTTTGACTGATTCTAATCGTTCGCTCTGTTAGCAGCTTCCACTTCGCTCGAGCTTCTGTTCGTCTTTCAGATGccaaagcaaaagcaatCATTTAACCACGACAACCCCAAACTTTCTACCCTTGTCTACTTTAACTTTTGCCTGCATTACAACAACTTGCATCTTTGTGCTTCGATTTAACAACCCCCAATAAGATTCTGGAGGCCCCTCTCTTGAATCTATATTCAAGCAGCGGCACTTCCGCAGATTTCGTCCTGGCAGACGACAACCCCCATATACCACCACCATCCTTATCCATTCCCGACGACCCACCCATCCCGACTTCCCCTCGACGATCAACCAGCACTGTCTTCTCAGCCCAAGCCCCTCTACCGCCATCTCATCGCAGAACAGATCAAATCGACTCTCCGCCTTCTTTCGACAGATATAACATAGACTCTACAACAAGGCAAGCTGCTAGAACTCGCGGTACACCTCAAGCTGAGCTCCGGCCGAGACGTGCTCAAGACCAAGTCCTCGGTCGTAGACGTCGAGATAATACTATTGACCGAGGGGAACAATCAAATACCTTTTCGAGTCCTGGAGACTCTTCGAATCCTCCACACCTAGAAAGCGAACATCGTAACAAAAGAAGACGTCAAAGTGCTAGTATGAGATCTCCAGGGGAGGATAGTACTTCGAACGGTAGCTCAAAACCGTCCTCAAATGGAGCCGGGTCATCTCGTCTACACAAGGCAGCCCTCTCAAATTCTACCAATGGTGCACATTCTTCCTCGGTAACCATGAATGGATCAAGCACCAACGGTCACTCAGATGCGGGTGCCAAAACAACATCTACATATTTTGGGCATGATAGAGAAGAAGTTACGAGGATCTTGATCCAAGCTTTGACGGGTTTGGGTTACAATGGTGCTGCAGCGAGATTAAGTCAGGAAAGTGGTTATGATCTTGAAAGTCCGATTGTAGCAGCTTTCCGAAATGCAGTTTTACAAGGCGAGTGGACCGAAGCTGATGAACTGCTTTTCGGAGGATCGACAGAGGAAGGCGGTGTCAATATTCATGGGAATGGATTGGTTCTCCGAGATGGTGTGGACAAGAACGTTATGAGGTTTTGGATGCGGCAACAAAAGTTCTTGGAATTACTTGAACGAAAAGACATGGGCAGAGCAATAAATGTCTTGCGATCTGAGCTTACTCCACTATATCAGGACATCGCCAAGTTGCATTTCCTATCAAGGTATGTTTGTGTTGATATGTCTCTACAAGCTTTATCTAGATTAAGCACTGATCACATTTACTAGCTTACTGATGTGTACTCCTGAGGATCTTAAGGTCAAGGCTAACTGGGATGGGGCCGCTGGAGAATCCAGACATTTACTACTCTCACAACTGTCTAGTAAGATTTTTGTTAATGTCATGGGTTACTACTGATACTAACACTCTCCTAGGATGTATTTCACCATCAGCCATGTTACCTGAGAATCGTTTAGCCACCCTTTTTGACCAAGTAAAACAACATCAGATATCGACATGTGTTTATCATAACACGCACGATTCCCCTTCGCTGTATCAAAACCACACCTGTGACCGAAATAATGTTCCATTGCTGCCCATCATGGAACTTACCAAACATGCTGGTGAAGTATGGGATACAAAATTCTCACATGATGGAACTCTATTGGCGAGCTGTGGGAGCGATGGGGTTCTTGTTATTTATAATGTTCCGGATTTCAGTGTTCACACTACCTTTTCTGAACATGAAGGTGGAGTCTGTTCTTTTGCTTGGAGTCCTGATGACACGAGAATGATTACATGTGGCCGTGATAACAGAGCTTTATTGTGGAATACTGCAGTAAGTTAAAAGTCCCtattcaaaatctcctcACTCATTTCTTAGACTAGCGATTTATTGATGAAGCTTCCTCGTTTTGGGGAGCCTGTGTCCTGTTGTGTATGGGCAGCGGATGGACAATCATTTATCACAGGCAGCTTGGCTACTACGAAGAACTTGTGCCAGTGGAATCTTAACGGTGAGATCGTATATGATTGGGGCCGAGATCATCGTATTCGAGATATAGCACTCACGCCAGACGGAATCCGGTTAGTGGCTATCGAACACTTGACCCATCTCTATGTTTATAACTTCATAACTCGCGAGCTTGAATATGAGCTGGACCTCAAAGTTCAACTATGTTCGATCCGCGTCAGCGATAATTCAAAGCACCTACTGATACATTGTAACTCTGGAGAAACACGCATGTTGGATATAGACACTGGCGAAACAATTCGAACTTTCGTATCTGGGGACAAAGGGGGTgaattcatcatcagaagCTCTTTCGGTGGTGCCAATGAAAGTTTCGTAGTTAGCGGAAGTGAAGGTAAGATTCAGATTTTAGATTGCACGCCTGCATTACTAACACCTTCACTTATAGAAGGCAATGTTGTGATATACCACCGAGAGAACGGCTCAGTGGTAGAAAAACTAGAAGCTCACAAGAAAGGTTGCTGCAATGCAATTTCTTGGAATCCAACGAATCCAAGAATGTTCGCTTCCGCTGGTGACGACGGCAAAGTTCGAATGTAAGCTTCATACCATTTGATCACAGCATGAATCGAGCTAACAAAATTGCCAGATGGTCAAGCGAAAATAGCCTTCAAGGAGTTTCTTCTAAGCAAACTGTCTTCAACGACTCGCAGCGTGAATCCAACGGCTGGTGATTGGAAATTTCACGCCAGTATACGGGTGTCTCATAACATTTTATGAGAAATAACACTACAATTTCTCGTTTCATTGTTTTGCATCATTTATCaactttattcttattcattCACGTTACATACAACTTTCGGGGCGGCGAATCGGTGGGATGCAGAAAGGATTGCATATGGGTAGGCATCAATGGTGTTTGGGACATTACATGCGGTACCGGCAATGGAGTTTTAGTCGGTGTGCGTTTTTGTAAATTGTTTTGCAATGCTTTAGACCTTTCACGTATACGCTGGTGGATTGATGGCGAGTAAATCGAGTCATGGCTATTGAATGAGATGTGGTTGAATGGAATGGCTAGGCAAGGCAGATGCATGGCATGCCAAGATAGATATCATCTAATGCATTTAATGCGAACTAACTGGATGGTAACATTGAAGTCTTTAATCTTGACGTGTCAAATACTCTGCTAGCATTTATCTGACTCTCTTTtatggatggagaggaatCTCTAAAATTTTcaagaattataaattcgaGTACCTAGCTAGGTAGCAGGTAGTAGACTAATTCCTCTTaacatcaatctcatcagcCCATGGAATCGCACTCTGAGCACCTTCTTTCTCGACTGTTCGGGCGGCAGCTTTACAAGCTTTTCGGACAGCGGAGAGCAggatttgatcttgatcttgatcgGTGGGTTGAGTGGCTGAAGCAGTAGAGGAAAATGCAGATGGAGAAGTATGGCGCACGAGATCGACGGCGTAGGCGCCGACAAATGTGTCGCCCGCGGCAGTGGTGTCGACTACTTTTATGTTGGATTCGGCGGGGATGTGGGTGTAGGTTTGGGGGGTGGCGAGGATGGCTCCtgttgggggagggggttagttttggatttggggttgggttgaaggaggagagaataGAGATGTGGAGGGCATGAATatcttttgagtttgagaagtGATGCTATACGAACCTTTAGACCCGAGCGTTACGATAACGGTCTTGACGCCTCGACCCAGAAACTCATCTGTGACAATTCGCCAATCGAACGAGGGGTCTTCGACAGCGGAGACGGAACGCGAAGTCAGGATGGCGGCTTCGGATTcgttgaggatgagatgggttATGCTGGGGTAGGCGGAGTCGGGCAGGAGAACGGCGGGAGCCGGGTTGAGGAGGACGGGGATGGAGAGGCTGGAGGCGAGGGAGAGGATTTGCAGAACCGTTTCGAGGGGGATTTCGAGTTGGAGGACGagaagggaggggaggggggtgcTAAGGGAGGAGGGGGCGCTGAAGGcgggagggaggagggacTGTGGTTTGGGGTTAGTGGGGTGTGGTTTGTGAAGGGGATCGGGTTGGAATGGTGGGAGgtgagatgattgatgatgaaagttGGTTTGGGTGACTCACGTGGTTCGCGCCtggggagaggagaatgCGGTTTTCGCCGCTGGAAGATTCCACGAGGATTACTGCTACGCCAGTAGATTGTGCGGGGATGGTCTGGATCGAGGTGGTGTCGATGAGAGAATTTTTGAGGGAGGAGATGAGGGAGGGACCGAATCTTTGGGGATGTTAGTTTGtagagttttgaaggattgggAGCGGAATTGATGTGGGATGCTtgggaatttgaatttgaatatgaatttgaatttgaatatgaaagTGATGAGATGTTGTATTCATTGTGCTTGGGGGAACAGGGGAAGTGTGATGATTTTTGATGATGGTGGCATTTCTTCCCCGAGGGTATTGAAGATTCATTTCTATGTCTCCATATCGACAGTTTGAAATGTCAAAACTGGTGGAACATAAGGATAGGCTGAGAACCTTTTACTGTCCGAAAGCTTGTACTATCCATGTTCTAAACCGAATGGATTGGTACTATAAAACCATTCGCACAGCAAGACAGCCGTGTATAGAAGCCTTACATAAAGTCCTTGACTTGAAAAACGTAAAGATAACAGAACGAGAGAAAACCACtcgtaggtaggtaggtaggtatgtgaAACGAAAAATTGTATTGCGATTTTTAGTCAAGGAGACATAAAAGACCTACTCATCGTCACCAACGGCACCAATCATCTTGACCAAAACATCGCTAGTGTGAGATGGGGCGGAAGCGGGATTGGGTCTTGAGAGACGTGCACATGCCACAGCTTGATTGGCACCTTTTCCGCCAGGACCGGTACTGAAGGAAGTAGCGGTTAAAGTTTCGCCGCCGGTGGGAACGCGGGGAGTCAGCGTTACGAGGTCGGTATTGAGAGATCCAATGACGGTGATGATTTTTGGCGACATGGTTGGGTTGGGCGGTGGACGTTATCCGCGTATTCGTAAATGTCGGAAAGGGGGTTGGGCACGTGCTTGTCTGCTGTGATGTACAATACACAGATGCCTAATGCTCTGGCGAAAATGCGTCGTAACTCGTACGGGTGATGACGAAGCTAATGGgcttgtttgttttttgggCTGTGTCGGTATGTAAAAGTGTACAAAGCATTCACTAAGCTAGAGACCAATAGATGAGCAAATGTCTCTGCTATGGTTTTAGTACCTAATAATATGTGCACTATGTGAGCTGTTTCTGACTCCTCAACACCCTCCTTGGCTTGGGTATCAACCCCGCGCCCCCGCTGGCTTTCAGAGACTTCTCACCCATTCCAACATTTCAAGGTTTTGAGATCTAACAGACAGATCCTCCTGGGACACTTGGGGCTCACTCACCGTTTGCTCTTTTCCCAGCAATTATCAAAACGATCAATCTTCTAGTCTCAAGATACAAGAGACTGACAACCATACGATAAACTAGACCCAAGCCAAGCCCAGCCAAACACTTTTCTGCATCAAAGGGCTCCATCTCGCTGAGGATCTGAGCACGGACCATATTACTAGCCTCACCTCGTGGAAGTTGGCCTCGCACGCCGGTTTGTTTTAAACAACAGAATATCAACAGGAGTCGCATTTTAAAACAGGAAACTTCTCCAACTTCCATTTTCCTAAATCAGCAAAGACCAACAAGTGACAAGCTTGCCGACAGATCTTGCTATACCCTCAAACCATCTATCTCCCTTGAAAATCAACACTCATACGCAATCATGGCCGCACAAGGCGGTATCTCTGACCCCGGTCTTATAACGTTGGGACCTCCTTAAGCTGTATCTCATTGCGCTGGATGGCTAACAAATGCTGCAGATTGGTGAATAAGCTTCAGGATGTATTCACGACCGTCGGTGTCCAAAATCCTATAGATCTTCCTCAAATCGCAGTGGTGGGAAGTCAGTCGAGTGGAAAGAGTTCGGTCTTGGAAAACATAGTTGGTAGAGACTTGTGAGTCTGCCACGTACGTACCCGTAGTGTTATACATATGCTAAATCTATGACGATGCGCAGTTTACCTCGAGGAACCGGTATTGTTACTAGACGACCACTTATCCTACAACTTATCAATCGACCCGCTCCTGCGAAATCAAACGGGGTAAAGGACTCGGAGGACCTGGCTGCTGGAGGTGATAAAGAAGCGAATGCTGATGAATGGGGCGAATTCCTTCATATCCCCGGGCAAAAGTTCCATGACTTCAACCAGATTAGAGAGGAGATTGTGAAGGAGACAGAGGCGAAAACTGGTCGAAATGCGGGAATCTCTCCAGCTCCCATCAACCTTCGCATATACTCTCCAAATGTTCTCACGCTTACCCTTGTCGATTTGCCTGGTTTGACCAAGGTTCCAGTTGGAGATCAACcaagagatattgaaagacAGATCAAGGAGATGGTTCTCAAGCAAATTAGCAAACCAAATGCAATCATTCTTGCTGTTACAGGTGCCAATACCGATTTGGCCAACTCGGACGGATTGAAGCTTGCGCGAGAAGTCGACCCAGAAGGTCAAAGAACTATTGGTGTTTTGACAAAGGTcgatttgatggatgatggaacTGATGTTGTGGACATTTTGGCTGGAAGAATTATTCCCCTGAGATTAGGTTACGTTCCAGTTGTCAACAGAGGCCAAAGAGATATCGACAATAAGAAGCAGATTACCGCGGCATTGGAAAACGAGAAGAACTTCTTCGAGAACCACCGGGCATACAAGAATAAGAGCACATATTGCGGAACTCCATACCTCGCCAGAAAGTTGAACCTTATCTTGATGATGCATATCAAGCAAACTCTCCCAGATATCAAGGCTCGTATCCAGACTTCGTTACAAAAGTACACTGCAGAGTTGGCAGGTCTTGGAGATTCGATGCTTGGAAACAGTGCAAACATTGTGCTCAACATCATTACAGAATTCACAAATGAATGGCGGACAGTCTTGGAGGGTAATAACCAGGAGCTCTCCAGTATCGAACTTTCAGGTGGTGCTAGAATTAGTTTTGTCTTCCACGAACTTTATTCGAATGGTGTTAAGGCTGTGGATCCTTTTGATCAAGTTAAGGACATTGACATTAGAACTATTCTATATAACTCCTCTGGTTCTTCGCCTGCACTTTTTGTCGGCACCACTGCTTTCGAGCTAATCGTTAAACAACAAATTAAGCGCCTGGAAGAACCAAGTTTGAAGTGCGCTTCTTTGGTATACGACGAGCTGGTCAGAATCCTTACTCAACTTCTTGCCAAGCCACTATTCCGCAGGTATCCTCAACTTAAGGAGAAATTCCATGCCGTTGTCATTTCCTTCTTTAAGAAGGCCATGGATCCCGCGAATAAGCTCGTAAAAGACTTAGTGGCAATGGAATCGTGCTATATCAATACTGGTCATCCCGACTTCCTCAACGGTCACAGAGTAAGTTTGATATTCATCACTATATAACTTCTACTAATTTATTTTACAGGCCATGGCTATTGTTAGTGAAAGACATAATGCATCAAAGCCCGTTCAGGTTGATCCCAAGTCAGGAAAGCCAATCCCATCAACGCCTGCACGTACAGCAAGCCCAACGCTTGATGGAATGGGCGAACAAAATGGAGGCTTCTTTGGAAGTTTCTTTGCTTctaaaaataagaagaagatggcTGCCATGGAAGCCCCGCCACCAATTCTTAAGGCCTCTGGAACTTTGTCAGAGAGAGAAGGCACAGAAGTTGAGATTATTAGTAAGTCTAATTCCAGCACTTTCAGTTGTCATTGCTAACGCCTTTTAGAATTGCTCATCAATTCGTATTACAACATCGTAAAGCGAACCATGATTGATATGGTACCAAAAGCCATCATGCTTAACCTTGTCCAGTAAGAACCCCTGAGTAATTCGCTATGTATATGTAACTAAACTGTTGCAGATACACCAAGGATGAAATGCAACGAGAGCTTCTCGAGAACATGTACAGAACCGATACTCTTGATGATTTACTCAAAGAAAGTGACTACACCGTTcggagaagaaaggaatgtCAACAAATGGTTGAATCACTTTCAAAGGCGAGCGAAATTGTTAGTCAAGTACAATAAAGCTACTGTCCGAAGATTAAATGCAGCGATCCTTCCGGGTCAAGAAAGTCCGAGGCAGGGAAGCAACCGAGGAACGTTGATTAGATACTCACCGCAAGTACTGTGTTGGCCCATTTACCTTAgactctttttttttctatctcACAACCACATACGATACCTACTTTTCTTTGGCATGGAGCATAATGATGTGTGGAATACATGGACGCGGTGAtggaggggaaag
Above is a genomic segment from Botrytis cinerea B05.10 chromosome 4, complete sequence containing:
- the Bcvma1 gene encoding Bcvma1 yields the protein MSLGLRPRLKARPSFLDLIKIQHIDTLSIAPVELNPEPLPQLPLSPSPTTIQFIVPNPSKEIANMAPQRDADGEDQFGSIYSVSGPVVVAENMIGVAMYELVKVGHDNLVGEVIRIEADRATIQVYEETAGVTVGDPVVRTGKPLSVELGPGLMETIYDGIQRPLKAIADNSQSIYIPRGVSAPALNREKDWDFKPIMKVGDHITGGDIWGTVYENSLLDDHKILFPPRARGTITRIAEKGSYKVDQKILEVEFDGKKTEYSMMHTWPVRVPRPTTEKLAADKPFIVGQRVLDALFPSVQGGTVAIPGAFGCGKTVISQSVSKFSNSDIIVYVGCGERGNEMAEVLMDFPELSIDIDGRKEPIMKRTTLIANTSNMPVAAREASIYTGLTIGEYFRDQGKDVAMMADSTSRWAEALREISGRLGEMPADQGFPAYLGAKLASFYERAGKVQALGGPDREGSVSIVGAVSPPGGDFSDPVTSSTLGIVQVFWGLDKKLAQRKHFPSINTSVSYSKYTTVLDKYYEKDFPEFPRLRDRIKQLLSDSEELDQVVQLVGKSALSDPDKITLDVSSLIKEDFLQQNGYSDYDQFCPIWKTEWMMKAMMGFHDEAQKAVAQGQSWAKVREATGDLQSQLRSMKFEVPSEGEEKITKKYEDLVQAMTDKFASVTDE
- the Bcgid7 gene encoding Bcgid7; its protein translation is MRSPGEDSTSNGSSKPSSNGAGSSRLHKAALSNSTNGAHSSSVTMNGSSTNGHSDAGAKTTSTYFGHDREEVTRILIQALTGLGYNGAAARLSQESGYDLESPIVAAFRNAVLQGEWTEADELLFGGSTEEGGVNIHGNGLVLRDGVDKNVMRFWMRQQKFLELLERKDMGRAINVLRSELTPLYQDIAKLHFLSSLLMCTPEDLKVKANWDGAAGESRHLLLSQLSRCISPSAMLPENRLATLFDQVKQHQISTCVYHNTHDSPSLYQNHTCDRNNVPLLPIMELTKHAGEVWDTKFSHDGTLLASCGSDGVLVIYNVPDFSVHTTFSEHEGGVCSFAWSPDDTRMITCGRDNRALLWNTATSDLLMKLPRFGEPVSCCVWAADGQSFITGSLATTKNLCQWNLNGEIVYDWGRDHRIRDIALTPDGIRLVAIEHLTHLYVYNFITRELEYELDLKVQLCSIRVSDNSKHLLIHCNSGETRMLDIDTGETIRTFVSGDKGGEFIIRSSFGGANESFVVSGSEEGNVVIYHRENGSVVEKLEAHKKGCCNAISWNPTNPRMFASAGDDGKVRIWSSENSLQGVSSKQTVFNDSQRESNGW
- the Bcrbk1 gene encoding Bcrbk1 encodes the protein MSPKIITVIGSLNTDLVTLTPRVPTGGETLTATSFSTGPGGKGANQAVACARLSRPNPASAPSHTSDVLVKMIGAVGDDEFGPSLISSLKNSLIDTTSIQTIPAQSTGVAVILVESSSGENRILLSPGANHSLLPPAFSAPSSLSTPLPSLLVLQLEIPLETVLQILSLASSLSIPVLLNPAPAVLLPDSAYPSITHLILNESEAAILTSRSVSAVEDPSFDWRIVTDEFLGRGVKTVIVTLGSKGAILATPQTYTHIPAESNIKVVDTTAAGDTFVGAYAVDLVRHTSPSAFSSTASATQPTDQDQDQILLSAVRKACKAAARTVEKEGAQSAIPWADEIDVKRN
- the Bcvps1 gene encoding Bcvps1 translates to MAAQGGISDPGLITLVNKLQDVFTTVGVQNPIDLPQIAVVGSQSSGKSSVLENIVGRDFLPRGTGIVTRRPLILQLINRPAPAKSNGVKDSEDLAAGGDKEANADEWGEFLHIPGQKFHDFNQIREEIVKETEAKTGRNAGISPAPINLRIYSPNVLTLTLVDLPGLTKVPVGDQPRDIERQIKEMVLKQISKPNAIILAVTGANTDLANSDGLKLAREVDPEGQRTIGVLTKVDLMDDGTDVVDILAGRIIPLRLGYVPVVNRGQRDIDNKKQITAALENEKNFFENHRAYKNKSTYCGTPYLARKLNLILMMHIKQTLPDIKARIQTSLQKYTAELAGLGDSMLGNSANIVLNIITEFTNEWRTVLEGNNQELSSIELSGGARISFVFHELYSNGVKAVDPFDQVKDIDIRTILYNSSGSSPALFVGTTAFELIVKQQIKRLEEPSLKCASLVYDELVRILTQLLAKPLFRRYPQLKEKFHAVVISFFKKAMDPANKLVKDLVAMESCYINTGHPDFLNGHRAMAIVSERHNASKPVQVDPKSGKPIPSTPARTASPTLDGMGEQNGGFFGSFFASKNKKKMAAMEAPPPILKASGTLSEREGTEVEIIKLLINSYYNIVKRTMIDMVPKAIMLNLVQYTKDEMQRELLENMYRTDTLDDLLKESDYTVRRRKECQQMVESLSKASEIVSQVQ